One region of Pygocentrus nattereri isolate fPygNat1 chromosome 14, fPygNat1.pri, whole genome shotgun sequence genomic DNA includes:
- the LOC108432068 gene encoding serine/threonine-protein kinase/endoribonuclease ire-1-like, giving the protein METDYSFFVDSNRAALVQRVSLVLPLADELLSKRILYNEAYSRIQTQKTPQDKMRMLFSFVESGGRAAKTAFYLALKRQQPYLMEELENQNTSSNVTLMPQRDISTVPASVNISQKPVKRQRPYLSAREEEANVDVKKTLEKNLKQRWLTQKASEKWQQKLNLLLDDPKLQSVGKGKLFLSMDEKFNIGHGANGTKVYIGIKADGTEVAIKRMIKANTEELKNEMSLLQDLESSYIVRYVDFEEDRNFNYLALQLCESNLDVYMNELREQNKGQRTEEDRIKTLKKLARDVLLGLEVLHEAKVLHRDIKPRNVLIDVKGNARLADFGISRRLNRGESTKHTARAGTQGWEAAEILENEDEEKCRYKRSSDIQVAGMLVHYILSDGHHPFGRGNRVEVNIMDGKYSLQRITDVEAKDLIEGMIQKEPEQRLRIKDAVDHPYFWDDDRRDRFLRKVGAEKAVQKFSGADKKLLNAVAKHTVGRTFSGWKSKVPQELSVDQRLPDDLLGLLGFLCDLLVHNKDVYDENKMFKDLFPDFFISVHKLVKEMGWKFEDTQ; this is encoded by the exons ATGGAGACAGATT ATTCTTTTTTTGTGGACAGTAATAGAGCGGCGCTTGTCCAGCGTGTTTCTTTAGTGTTGCCGTTGGCTGATGAGTTGCTGTCAAAGCGTATCTTATATAATGAAGCATATTCGCGGATTCAAACACAAAAGACCCCCCAGGACAAAATGAGAATGCTTTTCAGCTTTGTGGAATCTGGAGGACGTGCAGCAAAAACTGCCTTTTACCTGGCACTGAAGAGACAGCAGCCATATCTCATGGAAGAACTGGAGAACCAAAACACGAGTTCCAATGTTACCTTAATGCCACAAAGAGATATAAGCACTGTTCCAG CCTCAGTAAACATCTCACAGAAACCGGTTAAAAGACAACGTCCTTATCTCAGCGCTAGGGAAGAAGAAGCAAATGTGGACGTTAAGAAAACTCTGGAAAAAAACCTTAAACAAAGATGGCTGACACAGAAAGCTAGCGAGAAATGGCAGCAGAAATTAAACCTTCTCCTTGATGATCCTAAACTGCAGAGTGTAGGGAAGGGGAAGCTTTTCCTGTCCATGGACGAGAAGTTCAATATAGGACATGGAGCTAACGGTACCAAAGTATATATTGGAATAAAAGCGGATGGCACTGAAGTAGCCATTAAACGAATGATTAAGGCCAACACAGAAGAACtaaagaatgagatgtcacttTTACAAGATCTTGAGAGCAGCTACATCGTCAGATATGTGGATTTTGAAGAGGATAGAAACTTTAATTACCTCGCTCTCCAGCTCTGTGAAAGTAATTTGGATGTATACATGAATGAGCTTCGAGAACAGAATAAAGGACAGAGGACAGAAGAGGACAGAATAAAGACTTTGAAGAAACTGGCAAGGGATGTGCTCCTTGGGTTAGAAGTTCTCCATGAGGCTAAGGTGCTCCACCGAGATATAAAACCCAGAAATGTTCTCATAg ATGTGAAAGGAAATGCGAGGCTGGCGGACTTTGGCATAAGCCGCAGACTAAACAGAGGTGAAAGCACCAAGCACACTGCAAGAGCTGGTACTCAAGGATGGGAAGCAGCAGAGATTCTGGAAAACGAGGATGAAGAGAAGTGCAGATATAAAAGAAGCTCGGATATACAG GTGGCTGGAATGTTGGTGCATTATATTCTCTCAGATGGGCATCATCCCTTTGGCAGAGGTAATCGTGTAGAAGTAAACATTATGGATGGGAAGTACTCTCTGCAAAGGATAACAGACGTGGAAGCAAAAGATCTGATTGAGGGGATGATTCAAAAAGAACCAGAACAGAGACTGAGGATTAAAGATGCCGTAGATCATCCTTATTTCTGGGATGATGACAG GAGAGATAGATTTCTGAGGAAAGTCGGAGCTGAGAAAGCTGTCCAGAAGTTCAGCGGCGCAGATAAAAAGCTTCTCAATGCTGTGGCTAAACACACTGtaggaagaaccttttctggctGGAAATCTAAG GTTCCCCAAGAATTATCTGTTGACCAAAGACTTCCAGATGACTTACTTGGCTTGCTGGGTTTTCTGTGTGACTTGTTGGTGCACAA CAAAGACGTATATGATGAGAACAAGATGTTTAAAGATTTGTTCCCGGACTTCTTCATTAGTGTGCACAAGCTGGTAAAGGAGATGGGTTGGAAGTTTGAGGATACCCAATAA